The Patescibacteria group bacterium DNA window GTATCGGCACAATCTTTCAGGATTTCAGGTTGCTGCCAAATAAAACTGCGTACGAAAATATCGCGTTTGCAATGGAGGCCGCAGGAAGATCAGATGAGGAGATAGAGTCTGATGTCCCACATGTGCTTGAGCTTGTGGATTTGGGAGAGAAAATATGGAATTTTCCCCGCGAACTCTCTGGAGGAGAAAAACAACGAGTAGCAATCGCACGTGCAATTGTAAACCAACCTGATATCATCATAGCAGATGAGCCCACTGGCAATCTCGATGCAATCAGTACGTATGAAATTGTGCAAATTCTCAAAAGGATAAACGATCTGGGGGCTACAATACTTTTAACAACCCACAACAAAGGGGTGATAGATTCTATCGGGAAGAGAGTCATCACGATGGATAACGGCAAAATCGTCAGAGATGACAGTAATGGTAAATACGCTCTATAACTATGAGTATACTTGTTAGTACAAAACGAATAATAAAATCTGGCTTCGTAAGCTTTTGGAGAAACGGTTTTGTTTCTCTGGCGGCTATTTTGGTCATGGTAGTTACGCTGTTTATGTTCATCTCGCTCATCTTAGTAGGCGAGACATTTAAATCATCTCTTGAACTGATAAAAGATAAAGTTGATGTCAATGTATACTTTGTGACAACCGCGCCGGAAGACGAAATTTTGGCACTGAAGCGCTCTATTGAGACATTGCCAGAAGTTAAATTTGTAGAGTATGTTTCTCGTGATGAAGCACTTACCAGATTCAGGGGCAGACATGCGGATGACCAGCTGATACTCCAAGCTCTCGAAGAGCTTGGAGAAAACCCGCTCGGGGCATCTCTCAGCATCAAAGCAAATGAAACTTCCCAGTATGAGGGCATTGCAAAATTTCTACAGGGGGAAAGTGCACTCGCAAGTGCAGGGACTCCGATAATTGACAAGATAAACTATTTTCAAAACAAAGCCGCAATAGACAAGCTTGCAGCGATTATAGAATCTTCTGAAACATTTGGATTTGCGTTCATCATGATTCTCGCCATTGCCTCAATCATCATTGCATTTAACACCATACGGCTTGCCATTTACACTGCTCGCGATGAAATTTCCGTTATGCGACTTGTCGGTGCAAGTAATGCCTATATTCGCGGACCTTTTGTGTTTGAGGGAATAATGTATGGTGTTGTTGCCGCAGTAATAACCCTGATTGTTTTTTATCCGATTACACTCTGGCTTGGGCCGATAACGGAAAATTTTTTCGGCAATATCAATATTTACGATTATTACATTAGCAACATTGTTGAGTTGTCTCTCTTAATGCTTGGTTCAGGAGCAGTACTTGGTGCGGTATCCAGTTATCTTGCTGTAAAGCGGCACCTAAAAGTCTAAGGCATGCATAAACCTGGACACAAGTATATATTCGTCATCGGCGGAGTAATGTCTGGTGTCGGAAAAGGCATCGCAACATCATCACTTGCCAAAGTGCTCCAAACAAAGGGTTTTAAAGTAAACCTTATTAAAATAGACCCATATTTGAATGTCGACGCTGGCACCATGAACCCGACTGAGCATGGTGAAGTTTTTGTACTTCGCTCCGGTCGTGAGTGTGATCAGGACATGGGAAACTACGAGCGGTTTTTGGGAACAGATCTAAGAGAAGAAGATTATATTACCAGTGGCATGGTTTACCAGCATGTCATCAACAAAGAGCGCAACCTCGGCTACAAAGGCAAATGTGTTGAGGCGATTCCACACATTCGCGATGAGATAATAGCTAGATTTCAAAAGGCAGCGGATTTAAACGGTTCGCGTATTTCGGTCATTGAAATCGGTGGCACCGTTGGTGACTACCAAAATGTGATGTTCATCGAGGCGGCGCGAGTACTCCATGTGAAAAATCCAGACGACGTACTTTTTGTTATGGTGAGCTTTTTGCCAATACCCAGAAAACTCGGTGAAATGAAAACGAAGCCAACACAAAATGCGGTTCGACAACTCAACGCCTACGGTATACAACCCGATGTCATCATTGCGCGGAGCTCTGTTCCACTCGATAAAAAACGAAAAGAAAAAATTGCTATTTCGTGCAACATTCGTTCTGAGCATG harbors:
- the ftsE gene encoding cell division ATP-binding protein FtsE, giving the protein MIYFDNLSKIYNGGSVALDNINLSINSGEFVSIVGHSGAGKTTLLKMLLAEERPTEGTVFFESTNIHTLARDSLNTFRRRIGTIFQDFRLLPNKTAYENIAFAMEAAGRSDEEIESDVPHVLELVDLGEKIWNFPRELSGGEKQRVAIARAIVNQPDIIIADEPTGNLDAISTYEIVQILKRINDLGATILLTTHNKGVIDSIGKRVITMDNGKIVRDDSNGKYAL
- a CDS encoding ABC transporter permease; the encoded protein is MSILVSTKRIIKSGFVSFWRNGFVSLAAILVMVVTLFMFISLILVGETFKSSLELIKDKVDVNVYFVTTAPEDEILALKRSIETLPEVKFVEYVSRDEALTRFRGRHADDQLILQALEELGENPLGASLSIKANETSQYEGIAKFLQGESALASAGTPIIDKINYFQNKAAIDKLAAIIESSETFGFAFIMILAIASIIIAFNTIRLAIYTARDEISVMRLVGASNAYIRGPFVFEGIMYGVVAAVITLIVFYPITLWLGPITENFFGNINIYDYYISNIVELSLLMLGSGAVLGAVSSYLAVKRHLKV